The Henckelia pumila isolate YLH828 chromosome 2, ASM3356847v2, whole genome shotgun sequence genome includes a window with the following:
- the LOC140882459 gene encoding uncharacterized protein: MIFGEHTKPSMSGFEEEKSTKLFWLRPAFHDLQKPNFPLQKWWKSLKKKKTMVTYALSATALLVLSFLLLVISAMLFSGTLELTGYRVYSSSREVVEEASPIISPSLEFPLDCNTWNQTNSCPLMNPNSQRPTRDPSPNPQTCPEYFRWIHQDLRHWRQTGITRESVENARRTAHFRLVIRDGKVYVEKLRDSIQSRAQFTIWGIVQLARLYPGRLPDLEIMFDSDDRPVVEEKHFRARGSETPALFRYCSDWRSLDIVFPDWSFWGWAETNIKPWRSVLEEIKEGNKRTKWEDRVPYAYWRGNPHVAPWRGDLMRCNLTQQNDWNTRLYVQDWIAQSQQGFKQSNLGDQCTHRYKIYIEGWAWSVSEKYIMACDSPTLLMTLRWYDFFVRGMIPQHHYWPVRENDKCKSSKFAVEWGNNHTQKAKAIGEAGSRFIHEDLKMENVYDYMFHLLNEYAKLFKYKPTIPPNAREICPESMACSADGNWRKFMEESLEKSPRDLSPCTMPPPYEPQELEAFLDQKDKATREVEAWENDYWNKHNTNK; encoded by the exons ATGATATTTGGTGAACATACAAAGCCAAGCATGAGTGGATTTGAAGAAGAGAAATCGACGAAGTTATTTTGGTTGAGGCCCGCTTTCCATGATCTGCAGAAACCCAATTTTCCGCTACAAAAATGGTGGAAATcgctgaagaagaagaagacgatGGTGACGTACGCTTTAAGTGCTACAGCGCTGCTTGTTCTCTCCTTCCTCCTCCTCGTAATTTCAGCGATGCTTTTCTCTGGCACGCTCGAACTA ACCGGATACAGAGTATATTCCTCTAGTAGAGAAGTAGTAGAAGAAGCCTCTCCAATAATTAGTCCAAGCTTGGAGTTTCCACTGGACTGCAACACATGGAATCAAACCAATTCATGTCCCTTAATGAACCCGAACTCGCAAAGACCGACACGCGATCCGTCCCCGAATCCGCAAACATGCCCCGAGTACTTCCGGTGGATCCACCAAGACCTGCGCCACTGGAGGCAGACCGGAATCACGCGCGAATCTGTGGAGAACGCGCGGAGAACCGCTCACTTCCGGCTCGTGATCAGAGACGGAAAGGTTTACGTGGAAAAGTTGAGGGATTCGATCCAGAGTCGTGCTCAGTTCACGATATGGGGGATCGTTCAGCTGGCCAGGCTTTACCCGGGGAGATTACCGGATTTGGAGATCATGTTCGACAGCGACGACAGGCCCGTCGTCGAAGAGAAGCACTTCCGGGCACGGGGCTCGGAGACTCCGGCGCTGTTCCGGTACTGTTCCGATTGGCGGAGCTTGGATATCGTGTTTCCCGACTGGTCATTTTGGGGCtg GGCAGAGACGAACATAAAGCCATGGAGAAGTGTATTGGAGGAGATAAAAGAAGGGAATAAAAGGACAAAATGGGAGGATAGAGTCCCCTATGCCTATTGGAGGGGAAACCCACATGTTGCCCCATGGAGAGGTGACCTTATGCGATGCAATCTCACTCAACAAAACGACTGGAACACTCGCCTTTATGTTCAGGATTGGATTGCCCAATCCCAACAAGGCTTCAAACAATCAAATCTTGGAGACCAATGCACCCACAGGTACAAAATCTACATAGAAGGATGGGCATGGTCTGTGAGTGAAAAGTACATCATGGCCTGTGATTCCCCGACTTTGCTGATGACTCTCCGTTGGTATGATTTCTTCGTACGAGGAATGATCCCTCAGCATCATTATTGGCCTGTTAGGGAGAATGACAAGTGCAAGTCCTCCAAATTTGCTGTCGAATGGGGCAACAATCACACTCAGAAG GCGAAGGCCATCGGGGAAGCCGGGAGCCGCTTCATccatgaagatttgaagatggagaatGTGTATGATTACATGTTTCACCTGCTGAATGAGTATGCAAAGCTCTTCAAGTATAAGCCCACGATTCCTCCCAATGCAAGGGAGATTTGTCCGGAATCGATGGCGTGCTCTGCAGATGGGAACTGGAGGAAATTCATGGAAGAATCGTTGGAGAAGTCACCAAGAGATTTGTCTCCATGCACCATGCCTCCACCTTATGAACCTCAAGAACTGGAGGCTTTTCTTGATCAAAAAGACAAGGCAACAAGAGAAGTTGAAGCATGGGAGAATGACTACTGGAACAAACATAACACCAACAAATAA